From Panthera uncia isolate 11264 chromosome E1, Puncia_PCG_1.0, whole genome shotgun sequence, one genomic window encodes:
- the NTHL1 gene encoding LOW QUALITY PROTEIN: endonuclease III-like protein 1 (The sequence of the model RefSeq protein was modified relative to this genomic sequence to represent the inferred CDS: deleted 1 base in 1 codon), producing MNATGVRMVTRSRSRGPGAGPRGGGEKAAPLWKGEAAAEGRKSPSPSRHRRKTQKLNVAYDREEEDTKPPRAPSWEPRDWRQQLVNIRAMRSGKDAPVDWLGVEHCYDSDAPPKVRRYQVLLSLMLSSQTKDQVTAGAMQRLRARGLTVDSILQTDDSTLGTLIYPVGFWRSKVKYIKQTSAILQQHYGGDIPDSVAELVALPGVGPKMAHLAMAVAWGTVSGIAVDAHVHRIANRLGWTKTATNSPEKTRAALEEWLPRELWGEINGLLVGFGQQTCLPVHPRCQGCLNRTLCPAARGL from the exons ATGAACGCGACGGGCGTGAGGATGGTGACCCGGAGCCGCAGCCGGGGCCCGGGGGCCGGGCcgcgg gggggtggggagaaggccgCGCCGCTCTGGAAGGGAGAGGCGGCTGCAG aaggaaggaagagcccCAGCCCTTCGAGGCATCGGCGGAAGACACAAAAACTGAATGTGGCCTACGATCGCGAGGAAGAAGACACCAAACCCCCCAGGGCACCAAGCTGGGAGCCCCGGGACTGGCGGCAGCAGCTGGTGAACATCCGCGCCATGAGGAGCGGGAAGGACGCACCTGTGGACTGGCTGGGGGTTGAGCACTGCTACGACTCCGACGCACCCCCAAAG GTGCGGAGGTACCAGGTGCTGCTGTCGCTGATGCTCTCCAGCCAAACCAAAGACCAGGTGACAGCGGGTGCCATGCAGCGGCTGCGGGCTCGGGGCCTGACAGTGGACAGCATCCTGCAGACGGATGACAGCACGCTGGGCACGCTCATCTACCCCGTCGGCTTCTGGAGG AGCAAGGTAAAGTACATCAAGCAGACCAGTGCCATCCTGCAGCAGCACTATGGCGGGGACATCCCAGATTCTGTGGCAGAGCTCGTGGCACTGCCAGGCGTTGGACCCAAGATGGCACACTTGGCCATGGCGGTGGCCTGGGGCACCGTGTCAGGCATCG CGGTGGACGCGCATGTGCACAGAATTGCCAACAGACTCGGGTGGACCAAGACGGCGACCAATTCCCCGGAGAAGACTCGTGCTGCCCTGGAGGAGTGGCTGCCCCG GGAGCTGTGGGGCGAGATCAACGGACTGTTGGTGGGCTTCGGCCAGCAGACTTGTCTGCCCGTCCACCCACGCTGCCAGGGCTGCCTCAACCGGACGCTGTGCCCGGCCGCGCGGGGCCTCTGA